In Marivivens aquimaris, one genomic interval encodes:
- a CDS encoding MBL fold metallo-hydrolase gives MKLSRRQALGAAAAAPAALAMPQIVRAQSAETEQEVPMIAPYRSVNVGDFKVTTLLAAHRPMDDPHGTFGLNASDEDFAAAAEANFIPADSSVNFFTPVLVETRSDKILFDTGLSPEGVTAALKAAGHAPEDISTVVLTHMHPDHIGGLMGDSATFTNAQYVTGKTEFDYWAGAENETFETKMRPLESKTTFVSEGDSVASGITAHDAFGHTPGHMVFRLESAGQALLLAADTTNHYVFSLQHPDWEVRFDMDKAKAAETRRRILDMVAVDRIPMIGYHMPFPGIGYVEQNGSGYRFVPVSYQLM, from the coding sequence ATGAAACTTTCACGACGTCAGGCTCTCGGAGCCGCCGCAGCCGCACCCGCAGCCCTTGCCATGCCGCAAATCGTTCGCGCACAATCGGCTGAAACCGAACAAGAGGTGCCGATGATCGCTCCTTATCGCAGTGTGAATGTCGGTGACTTCAAAGTCACGACACTCCTTGCTGCCCACCGCCCGATGGACGACCCGCACGGCACGTTCGGCCTGAATGCCTCGGACGAGGATTTCGCGGCAGCCGCCGAAGCCAATTTCATTCCCGCCGATAGTTCGGTGAACTTCTTCACGCCCGTGCTGGTCGAAACCCGCAGCGACAAGATCCTGTTCGACACGGGACTTTCGCCGGAAGGTGTGACCGCTGCGCTCAAGGCCGCGGGACACGCGCCCGAAGACATTTCGACCGTGGTTCTGACCCACATGCACCCCGACCACATCGGCGGCCTGATGGGTGACAGCGCGACGTTCACCAATGCGCAGTACGTCACTGGCAAGACCGAGTTCGACTATTGGGCAGGTGCCGAGAACGAGACCTTCGAGACCAAGATGCGCCCGCTGGAAAGCAAGACGACCTTTGTCTCCGAAGGCGACAGCGTGGCCAGCGGCATCACCGCGCATGATGCGTTCGGCCACACGCCGGGTCACATGGTGTTCCGTCTGGAATCGGCAGGTCAGGCGCTGCTGCTCGCGGCTGATACGACGAACCACTACGTCTTCTCGCTTCAGCATCCCGATTGGGAAGTGCGCTTCGACATGGACAAGGCCAAGGCTGCCGAAACGCGCCGCCGTATCCTTGATATGGTGGCAGTCGATCGCATCCCGATGATCGGCTACCACATGCCCTTCCCCGGCATCGGTTACGTCGAGCAGAACGGCAGCGGTTACCGCTTCGTGCCTGTGTCCTACCAGTTGATGTAA